In Aspergillus flavus chromosome 3, complete sequence, one genomic interval encodes:
- a CDS encoding centromere protein Chl4/mis15/CENP-N — MARPKTVRAPTTASLPSNLRIPSTTPSLVKSFGKLTRQALLDLVFYWLDDRNVQSFAPFLERDEAEDADDEELGPYPAERTIDDVRNAYQELQVRKGGKREVIDRILEGDWRHGITLRQLAMVDLRYMDDHPSSLRWTALELTRIDADGVQSPETDFSSYIPRIHASTLLNNVQQQISPLVKAHYYLARSNTLPLTFLRIFVTNSPYQHPRQPPETLTDSSRVIYVAFPDSCPFVYTSIASSTGSKASSANAVATDARSLQRIVRDAVPKALSLPQRRYALKATSLTAKSLQALLALRGPSRTNGANGAFSIFADAVVEGSPLDPRPANTVSPEELLNQTKPEKNKNQPTEDQKENEIHQPGRKPRNSGEDTHIPKKRKLAIHSRFGTSGSLSSAPLDRLDVRLLDRPDGDEDDEDSDADHTQPSLSLTFAGSDVISGIRKLAELGVVDPERMPSWMTGEEAVSVAVVHRGRRVIKDSG; from the coding sequence ATGGCACGTCCAAAGACAGTTCGCGCGCCCACAACCGCGAGTCTTCCCAGCAACCTCCGCATCCCCTCAACAACGCCATCGCTGGTGAAGTCATTCGGGAAGCTCACCCGGCAGGCATTGCTGGACCTCGTGTTTTACTGGCTGGACGATCGCAATGTCCAGTCCTTCGCGCCATTCCTGGAACGAgacgaagccgaagacgcggacgacgaagaactCGGTCCGTACCCGGCCGAGCGGACCATCGACGACGTGCGCAATGCGTACCAGGAGCTACAGGTGCGAAAGGGCGGGAAACGAGAGGTGATTGATCGCATACTTGAGGGTGACTGGAGACACGGTATCACCTTGCGCCAACTTGCGATGGTTGATCTCCGCTACATGGATGACCACCCGTCAAGTTTGCGATGGACGGCGCTGGAGCTCACTCGCATCGACGCGGATGGGGTGCAATCGCCCGAAACCGACTTTTCCTCCTATATTCCGCGTATCCATGCCTCGACCTTACTTAATAATGTTCAGCAGCAGATTTCCCCCCTGGTGAAAGCGCATTACTACCTCGCCCGCTCGAATACCTTACCCCTCACTTTCCTTCGCATATTCGTGACCAATTCGCCCTATCAGCATCCTCGCCAGCCACCTGAGACGCTTACAGACTCATCAAGAGTGATATATGTTGCTTTCCCGGATAGCTGCCCCTTCGTTTACACGTCCATTGCATCTTCTACAGGCTCCAAAGCCTCCTCCGCCAACGCAGTCGCAACAGATGCGCGGAGCTTACAGCGCATCGTGCGCGACGCCGTCCCAAAAGCGTTATCTCTTCCCCAACGAAGATACGCCCTTAAAGCAACGTCATTGACGGCGAAGAGTCTACAAGCACTGTTAGCACTCCGAGGACCAAGTCGCACGAACGGCGCCAATGGCGCGTTCAGCATATTCGCCGATGCCGTGGTAGAAGGGAGTCCGCTGGACCCACGGCCAGCGAATACAGTTTCCCCTGAGGAACTCCTGAATCAAACCAAACcagagaaaaacaagaaccaACCCACAGAAGatcagaaagaaaacgaaataCACCAACCAGGGAGAAAACCCCGCAACTCAGGAGAAGACACTCACATCCCGAAAAAGCGCAAGCTCGCCATCCACTCGCGTTTCGGTACTTCTGGGTCTCTGTCGTCTGCGCCTCTGGACCGTCTTGACGTTAGGCTTCTGGACCGCCcggatggagatgaggatgatgaggatagCGATGCCGATCACACTCAACCGTCCCTCTCACTTACGTTTGCCGGGTCGGATGTTATCAGTGGGATTCGGAAGCTCGCAGAACTGGGAGTCGTTGATCCAGAAAGGATGCCTTCCTGGATGACCGGTGAAGAGGCTGTCAGCGTTGCCGTTGTTCATCGAGGACGTCGTGTGATCAAGGATAGTGGATGA
- a CDS encoding putative RING finger domain protein has translation MGTTRTTSSRQQNTTTSSPADHTRTPQTGRTSTSNRKRTVDEKTSVISTSAKRTRRNEGDYTAVPTDPRNVIDLTGDSPVASPQKKSRSAKQSSAEGIPERRARVFRRKAPQTFLQRLNRATTQRMFVLGHTVTGADDVPEMSFDIAGTTGNIYKIVIGKEPTCTCPDARKGNQCKHICYVLVNVLKAPQHLQYQLAFLSMELREIYEGSSLSREQTKIDDDNGGKRKAVEGDCPICFMEFEPDREEIVWCRAACGNNIHKTCFQQWAVTQHSQGVRCVYCRSPWQADTSDVNLEQLRVQGQTTAEGYINVASQLGLSGQRDYSTYHPFWVSRQLYPYGSRSRRRYNADRDEVEWY, from the exons ATGGGTACTACAAGGACAACATCCTCCAGGCAACAGAACACTACTACGTCATCGCCCGCAGACCATACTCGAACTCCACAAACTGGCCGTACATCTACGTCAAATCGAAAGCGAACGGTCGATGAGAAAACCAGCGTCATATCCACATCTGCGAAGCGTACTCGTAGAAATGAAGGCGATTATACAGCGGTCCCTACGGACCCCAGGAATGTGATCGATTTGACTGGCGACTCGCCTGTTGCCAGTCCACAAAAGAAGAGCCGAAGCGCAAAGCAATCATCAGCCGAGGGAATACCTGAACGTCGAGCTCGAGTATTTCGCCGTAAAGCACCGCAAACGTTCTTACAGCGATTGAACCGTGCAACAACTCAGAG AATGTTCGTCCTAGGACATACTGTCACCGGCGCTGATGATGTTCCCGAGATGAGTTTTGACATTGCTGGGACAACTGGAAACATCTACAAGATAGTGATTGGGAAGGAGCCGACCTGCACCTGTCCGGATGCTCGAAAAGGGAACCAATGCAAGCATATATGTTACG TCCTAGTTAATGTCCTCAAAGCTCCGCAACACCTACAGTATCAGCTGGCATTCTTATCTATG GAGCTTCGTGAGATCTATGAAGGATCTTCTCTGAGTCGTGAGCAGACCAAGATTGACGATGACAACGGCGGCAAGAGGAAGGCCGTTGAAGGAGACTGTCCAATCTGCTTCATGGAGTTTGAACCTGACCGAGAGGAGATCGTCTGGTGTCGAGCGGCGTGCGGAAATAATATTCACAAAACATGCTTCCAACAATGGGCTGTCACACAGCATTCTCAAGGTGTCCGCTGCGTTTATTG CCGTTCCCCGTGGCAGGCAGATACCAGCGACGTGAACTTGGAGCAACTCAGAGTTCAGGGACAAACGACTGCAGAAGGATACATTAATGTGGCTAGTCAGCTCGGCCTTTCAGGTCAACGCG ACTATTCGACATATCATCCTTTCTGGGTCTCCCGACAATTGTATCCTTATGGTTCGCGTAGTCGCAGGCGTTACAACGCTGACCGAGATGAGGTTGAGTGGTACTAG